The following are encoded in a window of Rhizobium sp. 11515TR genomic DNA:
- a CDS encoding DNA helicase, with protein MRLSAPVYHLKRKAKLLSRQQNIPLHAALDRVAAGEGFAGWSLLASKTSSAVSVSELYSRLSPGDLVLVGARRGHGKTLMSLRIAVEAMKAGNRGVFFTLEDTEKVVLDRFPVIGADYAEFADLFEFDNSDTISADYIVERLAEAPRGTLAVVDFLQLLDQKREKPELMIQVQALKAFARARGVIVVFISQIDRSYDPALKPVPDLSDIRLPNPLDLKLFDKTVFLNNGLVEFKAAS; from the coding sequence ATGAGGCTTTCCGCCCCTGTTTATCATTTGAAGCGCAAGGCGAAGCTCCTGTCTCGCCAGCAGAATATCCCTTTGCACGCCGCGCTGGATCGCGTCGCGGCCGGCGAAGGCTTTGCAGGTTGGAGCTTGCTTGCAAGTAAAACGAGCTCAGCCGTGTCCGTCAGCGAGCTGTATTCGCGTCTGAGCCCAGGCGATCTGGTGCTGGTCGGCGCGCGGCGCGGTCACGGCAAGACCCTGATGAGCCTGCGGATTGCCGTCGAGGCCATGAAGGCTGGCAATCGCGGTGTCTTCTTCACGTTAGAGGATACGGAAAAGGTGGTCCTGGACCGTTTTCCTGTCATCGGCGCCGATTATGCGGAATTTGCCGATCTGTTCGAATTCGACAATTCAGATACCATCAGCGCCGATTATATCGTCGAGAGGCTGGCCGAGGCGCCGCGCGGCACATTGGCGGTCGTCGATTTTCTGCAGCTGCTCGATCAGAAGCGGGAAAAACCGGAGCTGATGATCCAGGTTCAGGCGCTCAAGGCGTTTGCGCGCGCCAGAGGCGTGATCGTCGTCTTCATCTCGCAGATCGACCGTTCCTACGATCCGGCGCTGAAACCAGTGCCCGATCTCTCGGATATTCGCCTGCCGAATCCGCTGGATCTCAAATTGTTCGACAAGACGGTCTTCCTGAACAACGGTCTGGTCGAATTCAAGGCCGCCAGCTGA
- a CDS encoding 2'-deoxycytidine 5'-triphosphate deaminase, with amino-acid sequence MMARNTGILADRAIAALFETGRLTSERELDVDQIQPASLDLRLGSHAFRVRASFMPGPSHLVADKLDRLKLHVVDLSEGAVLETGCVYIVPLMERLDLPEDMSASANPKSSTGRLDIFTRVITDRAQEFDKIPAGYSGPLYLEISPRTFPIVVRRGSRLSQIRFRVGQALLTEPELLALHESETLVASKKPNITGGGIALSIDLAGDKEGLIGYRGKHHTAVVDVDKKAQHDIFDFWEPLYSRGRTELILDPDEFYILVSREAVHVPPHFAAEMTPFDPLVGEFRVHYAGFFDPGFGHAPAGGRGSRAVLEVRSHEVPFILEDGQIVGRLIYEHMLEQPSSLYGSGLGSNYQAQGLKLSKHFRL; translated from the coding sequence ATGATGGCTCGCAATACTGGAATTTTGGCTGATCGCGCCATCGCAGCGCTGTTTGAAACGGGGCGGCTGACAAGCGAGAGAGAACTGGATGTCGATCAGATCCAGCCGGCAAGCCTTGACTTGCGGCTTGGCTCGCATGCATTCCGCGTCCGCGCCAGCTTCATGCCCGGTCCATCACATCTCGTCGCCGACAAGCTCGACCGGCTGAAACTGCATGTGGTCGATCTCTCCGAAGGCGCGGTGCTGGAAACGGGCTGCGTCTATATCGTCCCGCTGATGGAGCGGCTGGATCTACCCGAGGATATGTCGGCCTCCGCCAATCCGAAGAGCTCGACCGGCCGTCTCGACATCTTCACCCGCGTCATCACCGATCGGGCGCAGGAGTTCGACAAGATCCCGGCCGGCTATTCCGGCCCGCTCTATCTCGAAATCAGCCCGCGCACCTTCCCGATCGTCGTGCGCCGCGGTTCCCGCCTGTCGCAGATCCGCTTCCGCGTCGGCCAGGCCCTACTCACCGAACCGGAATTGCTGGCGCTGCATGAGAGCGAGACTCTTGTCGCCAGTAAGAAGCCGAACATCACCGGCGGCGGCATCGCGCTCTCGATCGACCTTGCCGGCGACAAGGAAGGACTGATCGGCTATCGCGGCAAGCACCACACCGCCGTTGTCGATGTCGATAAGAAGGCCCAGCACGATATTTTCGATTTCTGGGAGCCGCTTTATAGCCGCGGCCGCACCGAGCTGATCCTCGATCCCGACGAATTCTACATCCTCGTTTCGCGCGAGGCGGTGCATGTTCCCCCGCACTTCGCCGCCGAAATGACGCCGTTCGATCCGCTGGTCGGCGAATTCCGCGTCCACTACGCCGGCTTCTTCGATCCCGGCTTCGGCCATGCCCCGGCCGGTGGTCGCGGCAGCCGCGCGGTGCTGGAAGTGCGCAGCCATGAGGTGCCCTTCATCCTTGAGGACGGCCAGATCGTCGGCCGCCTGATCTACGAACATATGCTGGAACAGCCGAGCAGCCTCTACGGCTCCGGCCTCGGCTCGAACTATCAGGCACAGGGCCTGAAGCTCTCGAAGCACTTCCGGCTGTGA
- the apaG gene encoding Co2+/Mg2+ efflux protein ApaG yields MYRALTRDIEVVVEPFYLEEQSDPDDDRYVWGYRIVISNHSKRAVKLVTRYWHITDMNGMVDEVTGPGVVGEQPHLKPGDTYEYSSGCPLDTPSGMMFGHYQMETDDGELFHVKIPAFSLDTPNLLRTLN; encoded by the coding sequence ATGTATCGCGCCCTAACACGCGACATCGAAGTGGTTGTAGAGCCGTTTTATCTGGAGGAGCAATCCGATCCGGACGATGATCGCTATGTCTGGGGGTATCGCATCGTCATTTCCAACCACTCGAAGCGAGCCGTGAAACTGGTGACGCGATACTGGCACATCACCGACATGAATGGCATGGTGGATGAAGTAACGGGGCCAGGAGTCGTCGGTGAGCAACCGCATCTGAAGCCCGGCGATACCTATGAATATTCCTCCGGCTGCCCGCTGGACACGCCCTCAGGCATGATGTTCGGCCATTACCAGATGGAAACCGACGACGGGGAACTCTTCCATGTCAAGATCCCCGCCTTCTCGCTTGATACGCCGAACCTGCTGCGCACGCTGAACTAG
- a CDS encoding MFS transporter, producing the protein MSQVPECMTGEPEEEVSAATTAPSTLLFAIATGVIIINLFAPQTLVGIIGPSLGFSESGAGLVAMASLLGYAAGLFFLVPLADLMENRQLVLRMLLSALVMAVAAAFAPTGCSLLIFLFLLGAACSAIQILVPIAAAMAPPEHRGRVIGNVMSGVMVGILVSRPLASLIADFWGWRSFYALSAATLALLSAVLALRLPERRPMISASYGALIGSLFKLLREEPVLRLRAFTAALMMASFSLFWTSVALRLAQPPFSLDQSGIALFALVGAGGAAATSVFGRMGDRGWTRMATLASHLIVLAAMALAAWVGGIRSGDSVALLVLLGASAVLLDVGVTGDQTLGRRAVNLLKPEARGRINGLFVGIFFLGGALGSALAGTAWDFGGWVAVCAGAAGFGVIALITGLAARI; encoded by the coding sequence ATGTCGCAAGTTCCCGAATGCATGACGGGCGAGCCGGAGGAAGAGGTTTCCGCAGCAACAACCGCTCCCTCGACCTTGTTGTTTGCCATCGCGACCGGCGTCATCATTATCAATCTCTTCGCACCCCAGACGCTGGTCGGCATCATCGGCCCATCGCTCGGTTTTTCCGAAAGCGGCGCCGGCCTGGTGGCCATGGCCTCGCTGCTCGGCTATGCCGCCGGCCTGTTCTTTCTGGTGCCGCTGGCGGATCTCATGGAAAACCGGCAGCTGGTGTTGCGCATGCTCCTGTCCGCATTGGTCATGGCCGTTGCCGCCGCCTTCGCGCCGACCGGCTGTAGCCTGTTGATCTTCCTCTTCCTGCTGGGAGCGGCCTGTTCTGCCATTCAGATCCTCGTGCCGATCGCGGCAGCGATGGCGCCGCCCGAACATCGCGGCCGGGTGATCGGCAATGTCATGAGTGGCGTCATGGTCGGCATTCTTGTCTCACGCCCTTTGGCGAGCCTGATTGCCGATTTTTGGGGCTGGAGAAGTTTCTATGCCCTGAGCGCCGCGACACTTGCGCTCCTCTCCGCTGTGCTTGCCTTACGCCTGCCGGAGCGGCGCCCTATGATCAGTGCGAGTTATGGGGCTTTGATCGGTTCGCTCTTCAAGCTTTTGCGGGAGGAGCCGGTGCTGCGGCTGCGCGCCTTCACGGCGGCCTTGATGATGGCGAGCTTCAGCTTGTTCTGGACCTCCGTCGCCCTGCGCCTGGCGCAGCCGCCATTCTCGCTCGACCAGTCCGGCATCGCGCTGTTTGCTCTTGTGGGCGCTGGCGGAGCTGCGGCGACCTCTGTCTTCGGCCGTATGGGCGACAGGGGCTGGACGCGGATGGCGACATTGGCCTCGCATCTGATCGTGCTTGCCGCCATGGCGCTGGCCGCCTGGGTGGGTGGAATACGCTCGGGCGACTCGGTGGCACTATTGGTCCTTCTGGGCGCCAGCGCAGTCTTGCTCGATGTCGGCGTCACCGGCGATCAGACCTTGGGTCGCCGTGCCGTCAATCTCCTGAAGCCTGAGGCGCGCGGGCGCATCAATGGTCTGTTCGTCGGCATCTTCTTCCTCGGCGGCGCTCTCGGATCGGCGCTTGCTGGCACGGCATGGGACTTCGGCGGCTGGGTTGCCGTCTGTGCAGGGGCCGCGGGCTTCGGCGTGATTGCGTTGATCACAGGCCTTGCCGCGCGCATCTGA
- a CDS encoding S24 family peptidase — MLSHEQIWGAIDRLAERHALTPSGLARRAGLDATSFNKSKRLSQDGRLRWPSTESIAKILDATGASLEQFLSFIRPAEPRGATTPPNGILPAGNAIPLIGFAQAGAGGFFDDGGFPAGQGWDMVEFPIAAGHRTGAYALEVQGESMLPLYRDGDILIVEPGAQIRKNDRVVVKTREGEVMAKVLLRQSAKSIELLSLNPEHPNRSFDLADVEWIARIIWASQ, encoded by the coding sequence ATGCTGTCACACGAGCAGATATGGGGTGCGATCGACCGGCTTGCCGAGCGGCATGCCTTGACCCCTTCCGGTCTCGCCCGCCGCGCCGGCCTCGATGCCACCTCGTTCAACAAATCGAAGCGGCTGAGCCAGGACGGGCGCCTGCGCTGGCCCTCGACGGAATCGATCGCCAAGATCCTGGATGCGACGGGTGCCAGCCTGGAGCAGTTCCTGAGCTTCATCCGGCCCGCCGAGCCGCGGGGCGCTACGACTCCACCAAACGGGATTTTGCCGGCCGGCAACGCCATACCTTTGATCGGCTTTGCCCAAGCCGGCGCAGGTGGCTTCTTCGACGATGGCGGATTTCCAGCCGGTCAGGGCTGGGACATGGTGGAGTTTCCCATCGCTGCCGGGCACAGGACCGGCGCCTATGCGCTGGAGGTGCAGGGCGAAAGCATGTTGCCGCTCTATCGCGACGGAGATATTCTGATTGTTGAGCCAGGTGCTCAGATCCGAAAAAATGACCGTGTCGTCGTGAAGACCCGCGAAGGTGAAGTCATGGCCAAGGTCCTGCTGCGGCAGAGCGCCAAGTCGATTGAGCTTTTGTCGCTCAATCCCGAACACCCCAACCGCAGCTTCGATCTTGCGGATGTGGAATGGATTGCCCGGATCATTTGGGCCAGCCAATAG
- a CDS encoding acyltransferase: MRGIAWFYRLRALFRSGALKIARSTKVPLGTRIIWRRGDVRIGERVHFRKGVVIDAQEGSIEIGNHVSFNDYSILLGRGGIVIGNDVRIAAHAMIVSFDHNFDDVSRPIRLQGVTKKPIVIEDDVWIGAGAKILGGAHISKGCVIGANAVVKGRTKPYGIYVGAPARLLKRRGEAEGNRSGNIGLFALPRK; this comes from the coding sequence ATGCGTGGAATAGCATGGTTTTACAGGTTGAGAGCACTCTTTCGGAGCGGTGCGCTGAAGATCGCCCGCAGCACGAAAGTACCTCTCGGCACCAGGATCATCTGGCGGCGCGGCGACGTTCGCATCGGTGAGAGGGTACATTTCCGTAAGGGCGTCGTCATCGATGCACAGGAAGGTAGCATCGAGATCGGCAATCACGTCTCCTTCAACGATTACAGCATCCTGCTGGGCCGCGGCGGGATCGTCATAGGCAATGATGTGCGCATCGCCGCGCATGCGATGATCGTTTCCTTCGATCACAATTTCGATGATGTTTCCCGCCCAATTCGCCTTCAGGGCGTGACGAAGAAGCCCATCGTCATCGAAGACGATGTCTGGATCGGAGCAGGCGCCAAGATTCTCGGCGGCGCCCATATTTCCAAAGGATGCGTCATCGGTGCGAATGCCGTCGTCAAGGGCCGGACCAAGCCCTATGGCATCTATGTCGGTGCTCCGGCACGGCTGTTGAAACGGCGCGGAGAAGCCGAAGGCAACAGGTCCGGCAATATCGGGCTGTTCGCCCTCCCGAGAAAATAG
- a CDS encoding LysR family transcriptional regulator, which yields MNIPDLEAFVAVVETGSIVAASARINLTQPGITRRIQNLEDSLGIALLDRQSKPLKPTAAGREAYEHGRRVLRSLDDLKAGVSPGGTIGGEFRLGIMPYLSEAALSAPLDELRNQFPQLTLRIVTGWSPQLIEQVAHSQLDAATVCLAEGLQPPDNVVGEMLGVHAVILVVAPSLGVPKEPKLEDLSRFPWIMNQSGCGFRAFIQHRFEAERLPFDVGVEAMSADLRMSLVARGLGIGVLTPAALADSRWRDLVEVVEAPDFSPKVVNWLVHRPPAGRLARPIATFGEALKATLKAKRSLLA from the coding sequence ATGAACATTCCTGACCTGGAAGCCTTCGTGGCCGTGGTGGAGACGGGTTCGATCGTCGCCGCCTCCGCGCGCATCAATCTGACTCAGCCGGGCATCACCCGGCGCATACAGAACCTGGAAGACAGTCTCGGCATTGCCCTGCTCGACCGGCAGTCGAAACCCCTCAAGCCGACGGCTGCGGGCCGCGAAGCCTATGAGCATGGACGCCGCGTGCTGCGCTCGCTCGACGACCTCAAGGCCGGCGTTTCGCCTGGCGGTACGATCGGCGGCGAATTCCGTCTCGGGATCATGCCCTATCTTTCCGAAGCCGCCCTATCCGCCCCGCTCGATGAATTGCGCAACCAGTTTCCGCAATTGACGCTGCGCATCGTCACCGGCTGGTCGCCGCAACTGATCGAGCAGGTCGCTCATAGCCAGCTCGATGCGGCAACCGTCTGCCTGGCGGAGGGATTACAGCCGCCGGATAATGTCGTTGGCGAGATGCTCGGAGTCCATGCCGTCATTCTCGTCGTGGCGCCGTCGCTGGGCGTTCCCAAGGAACCAAAGCTTGAAGATCTCTCCCGCTTTCCCTGGATCATGAACCAAAGCGGCTGCGGCTTCCGCGCCTTCATCCAGCATCGCTTCGAAGCCGAGCGCCTGCCCTTCGACGTCGGGGTCGAGGCCATGAGCGCCGATCTGCGCATGTCGCTGGTTGCGCGCGGGCTCGGCATCGGCGTCTTGACGCCGGCGGCATTGGCGGACAGCCGCTGGCGCGATTTGGTCGAAGTGGTCGAGGCGCCGGATTTCAGCCCCAAAGTCGTCAACTGGCTGGTGCATCGTCCGCCGGCGGGGCGGCTTGCGCGGCCGATTGCGACCTTTGGCGAGGCGCTAAAGGCAACGCTGAAAGCGAAAAGATCGCTTCTGGCATGA
- a CDS encoding transporter substrate-binding domain-containing protein → MRVCLSSTMSVARLLARAVLIVTSCALPLAAQETKPQSLPILFDARERLPKPDLSSLVRLRFLTSIDFPPFNFLDQNGKLTGFHVELARKICDELAIADKCQIQALPFGELQGALAASQGDAVIAGVAVTPELRKTFAFSRPFLMLPARFVRNLKAPIGGTAAASLSGHPVGVVKGTVHEAMLTAFFPAIKPVPFDDKDGLLAAVKDGKVDAAFADGLQLSFWVSSPAAEKCCALFDGPYLSQQFLGEGMTIMLRQQDADLTAAINHALATLSRDGRLQEIYLRYFPYGLY, encoded by the coding sequence ATGCGTGTTTGCCTTTCGTCGACGATGTCAGTCGCCCGGCTTCTGGCGCGTGCGGTATTGATCGTCACCTCCTGCGCCTTGCCGCTGGCCGCCCAGGAGACGAAGCCGCAGAGCCTTCCGATCCTGTTCGATGCGCGTGAGCGCCTTCCGAAGCCGGATCTGTCCTCGCTGGTCAGACTGCGGTTCCTGACGTCGATCGACTTTCCGCCCTTCAATTTTCTCGATCAGAACGGCAAGCTCACGGGCTTCCATGTCGAGCTTGCGCGCAAGATCTGCGACGAGCTGGCAATAGCGGACAAATGCCAGATCCAGGCCTTACCCTTCGGCGAATTGCAGGGTGCGCTTGCCGCTTCGCAGGGCGATGCCGTCATCGCCGGCGTTGCAGTCACGCCCGAACTGCGCAAGACCTTTGCCTTTTCACGGCCGTTCCTGATGTTGCCGGCCCGTTTCGTGCGCAATCTCAAGGCGCCGATCGGCGGCACGGCAGCTGCCTCGCTCTCGGGACATCCGGTCGGCGTCGTCAAGGGCACGGTGCATGAGGCAATGCTGACGGCCTTCTTCCCGGCGATCAAGCCGGTGCCGTTCGATGACAAGGATGGGCTTCTGGCCGCCGTCAAGGACGGCAAGGTCGATGCGGCATTTGCCGATGGCCTGCAGCTTTCCTTCTGGGTCTCGTCGCCGGCGGCGGAAAAATGCTGCGCTCTGTTTGACGGTCCCTACCTGTCGCAGCAATTTCTCGGCGAAGGCATGACCATCATGCTGCGTCAGCAGGATGCCGATCTGACGGCCGCGATCAACCACGCGCTTGCTACTCTTTCGCGCGATGGCAGGCTGCAGGAAATCTATTTGCGCTATTTCCCTTACGGGCTTTACTGA
- a CDS encoding tellurite resistance TerB family protein — MNKPLSAHEALIYVMVLASAVDRTMNDRELSRIGELIHALPVFKGFDDEKLISVSRDCAKLLASNEGLDIVLETVRDTLPARLYDTAYALAVEVASADLSVKAEELRLLSLLRDRLGLDKLTCAAIERSAIARYRKA, encoded by the coding sequence ATGAACAAGCCGCTTTCTGCTCACGAGGCCCTGATCTACGTCATGGTACTGGCCTCGGCCGTCGATCGCACGATGAACGACCGGGAGCTCAGCCGTATCGGAGAACTCATTCACGCCCTGCCGGTCTTCAAGGGATTCGACGACGAGAAGCTGATTTCCGTCTCCCGCGATTGCGCCAAGCTTCTGGCCAGCAATGAGGGGCTGGACATCGTGCTCGAAACCGTACGCGATACGCTTCCCGCCCGTCTCTACGACACGGCCTACGCCCTTGCCGTCGAAGTCGCTTCGGCCGACCTGTCGGTCAAGGCCGAGGAATTGCGCCTGCTCAGCCTGCTTCGCGACCGTCTCGGCCTCGACAAGCTGACCTGTGCGGCCATCGAACGCAGCGCGATCGCCCGCTATCGCAAGGCCTAG
- a CDS encoding methyl-accepting chemotaxis protein, which produces MFRNLKIKTKMLAVILFLGIISFFGLLLIASEFHKADRAYSAFLDNEAAAASEAARASAASLASVLQASLMLNFDPGSDAYKAVAAGSSYFGEAKQRLAHAENLVPTAKPSIDEILARLDEVQGLTEKTIDQRKNGDLKGAEATLMLVNQKLPSLIASIQVNDEALTNQMNNGADSLSVHLNRSVNTTLIALGGLIVLAILLGMYVAQKSIATPLMRLHRRMTTLAHGDTASEIEGRERRDEIGQMASAVAVFRDNAVERSRLEAQAEADRTLIDSERAQRETRQAAEAAQLQQAVQAVGDGLKRLAEGDLVTQIDVQFAAQLDQLRQDFNNSLSRLNGTMQAIGSNARAISAGADEIRSAADELSKRTEQQAASVEETAAALEQITTTVKDAAKRTQEASQLASHTRSDAERSGEIVRNAIGAMQQIEKSSGEISNIIGVIDDIAFQTNLLALNAGVEAARAGEAGKGFAVVAQEVRELAQRSAHAAKEIKDLIGASERHVRTGVGLVSETGKALDAIVSGVQEISRHVHAIAEASREQSAGLQEINTAVNTMDHGTQQNAAMVEESTAASHSLATEAASLSNLLAQFRTDGSDAMRISTKPAANSAPRPAPRPTAPPAATPRIRAVDDAKVRPAASPARALGQKLLSAFGATQTATTNKDADWTEF; this is translated from the coding sequence ATGTTCAGGAACTTGAAAATCAAAACCAAGATGCTTGCCGTGATCCTGTTTCTTGGCATCATTTCCTTTTTCGGTCTGCTGCTGATCGCCAGCGAATTCCACAAGGCGGATCGGGCTTACAGCGCCTTCCTCGACAATGAGGCCGCCGCAGCGAGCGAAGCTGCGCGCGCGAGTGCTGCCTCTCTCGCTTCCGTGCTGCAAGCAAGCCTGATGCTGAATTTCGATCCCGGCAGTGACGCCTACAAGGCGGTTGCGGCGGGCAGCAGCTATTTCGGCGAAGCCAAGCAGAGGCTAGCCCATGCGGAAAATCTCGTTCCCACGGCAAAGCCATCGATCGATGAAATTCTTGCTCGCCTCGACGAAGTGCAAGGGCTCACCGAAAAGACCATCGACCAGCGCAAGAATGGCGACCTGAAGGGCGCCGAAGCGACCCTGATGCTGGTCAACCAAAAACTGCCCAGCCTCATTGCCAGCATACAGGTCAACGACGAAGCGCTGACAAATCAGATGAATAACGGTGCCGACAGCTTGTCAGTTCACCTCAACCGTTCCGTCAACACTACGCTCATCGCTCTCGGCGGCCTCATCGTGCTCGCCATCCTCCTCGGCATGTATGTCGCGCAGAAGAGCATCGCCACGCCGCTGATGCGGCTGCATCGGCGCATGACGACGCTTGCGCATGGTGATACGGCAAGCGAGATCGAGGGCCGCGAGCGGCGTGACGAGATCGGACAGATGGCATCCGCCGTCGCCGTGTTCCGTGACAATGCCGTCGAGCGGTCTCGCCTCGAAGCGCAGGCCGAGGCGGATCGTACCCTCATCGACAGCGAGCGGGCACAGCGCGAAACCAGGCAGGCGGCCGAGGCGGCACAGCTTCAGCAAGCCGTTCAGGCTGTTGGCGACGGCTTGAAGCGCCTTGCAGAAGGCGATCTCGTTACACAGATCGACGTCCAGTTCGCCGCACAGCTTGACCAGTTGCGGCAGGACTTCAACAACTCGCTCAGCAGGCTCAACGGAACCATGCAGGCCATCGGCTCCAATGCCCGCGCCATCAGCGCCGGTGCGGACGAAATCCGCTCGGCGGCAGACGAGCTTTCCAAGCGCACCGAACAGCAGGCCGCTTCCGTCGAGGAAACCGCCGCTGCTCTGGAGCAGATCACCACCACCGTCAAGGACGCCGCCAAGCGCACGCAGGAGGCAAGCCAGCTTGCCTCCCATACACGCAGCGACGCGGAACGCTCCGGCGAGATCGTCCGCAATGCGATCGGCGCCATGCAACAGATCGAGAAATCGTCAGGGGAGATCAGCAATATCATTGGCGTCATCGACGATATCGCCTTTCAGACCAATCTTCTCGCATTGAATGCCGGTGTCGAAGCCGCCCGCGCCGGCGAGGCAGGCAAGGGCTTTGCCGTCGTTGCCCAGGAAGTGCGCGAGCTTGCGCAGCGCTCCGCCCATGCCGCCAAGGAAATCAAGGACCTCATCGGCGCTTCCGAAAGGCATGTCCGTACCGGCGTCGGCCTGGTCAGCGAAACCGGCAAAGCGCTCGATGCCATCGTCTCGGGGGTGCAGGAAATCAGCCGGCATGTGCATGCGATCGCCGAGGCTTCCCGCGAGCAGTCGGCTGGCCTGCAGGAGATCAATACGGCCGTCAACACCATGGATCACGGCACGCAACAGAATGCCGCCATGGTCGAGGAGAGCACGGCGGCGAGCCATAGCCTTGCGACCGAAGCGGCCTCCCTGTCCAATCTTCTTGCTCAGTTTCGCACGGATGGTAGCGATGCCATGCGCATCTCGACGAAACCTGCCGCCAACTCAGCGCCGAGGCCGGCGCCTCGACCGACAGCCCCGCCGGCTGCAACTCCGCGCATCCGGGCCGTTGATGATGCCAAGGTGCGACCGGCCGCTTCCCCAGCGCGCGCCCTCGGTCAGAAGCTGCTGAGCGCCTTCGGCGCCACACAGACGGCGACAACGAACAAGGATGCGGACTGGACGGAATTCTAA
- a CDS encoding DUF952 domain-containing protein, protein MMTAMPVVYKIVPDTLWQQARQTGVFHGAAIDLTDGYIHLSTAKQARKTAELYFAGQAGLLLVAADGDALGDKLVFEPSRGGDLFPHLYAPLPLSAVLWEKPLPIGEDGSHVFPEMAE, encoded by the coding sequence ATGATGACCGCCATGCCAGTGGTTTACAAGATCGTGCCGGACACGCTCTGGCAGCAAGCCAGACAAACCGGCGTTTTTCATGGCGCGGCGATCGACCTGACCGACGGCTACATTCATCTCTCCACCGCGAAACAGGCAAGGAAAACCGCGGAACTCTATTTTGCAGGGCAAGCCGGCCTGTTGTTGGTGGCGGCCGATGGCGATGCGCTCGGCGACAAGCTGGTCTTCGAACCCTCACGCGGTGGCGATCTCTTCCCGCATCTCTACGCGCCGCTGCCGCTTTCGGCCGTGCTCTGGGAAAAGCCGCTGCCGATCGGTGAAGATGGTTCTCACGTCTTTCCGGAGATGGCGGAATGA
- a CDS encoding O-succinylhomoserine sulfhydrylase: MSKTWRPATQLVHNGTLRSQFGETSEAIYLTQGFVYDTSEAAEARFKGETDGFIYARYGSPTNDMFEKRMCALEGAEDARATASGMAAVSAAILCQLKAGDHIVAARALFGSCRWVVETLAPKYGIECTLVDGRFTENWEKAIRPNTKVFFLESPTNPTLEVVDIAAVAKLANQIGAKVVVDNVFATPLFQKPLELGAHIVVYSATKHIDGQGRSLGGVILSDKQWIDENLQDYFRHTGPAMSPFTAWTLLKGIETLPLRVAQQTANASKVADFLAEQGNKVARVIYPGRKDHPQSDIIAKQMSGGSTLVAFELKGGKEAAFKLQNALEIVKISNNLGDSKSLITHPATTTHKNLTDEARAELGISPGTVRFSAGIEDSADLVEDFARALEQVSA; the protein is encoded by the coding sequence ATGAGCAAGACTTGGCGCCCCGCAACCCAGCTCGTACACAACGGAACGCTCCGTTCGCAATTCGGCGAGACATCCGAAGCAATCTATCTAACCCAGGGCTTCGTCTATGACACCTCGGAAGCCGCGGAAGCCCGCTTCAAGGGCGAGACGGATGGTTTCATCTATGCCCGCTACGGCAGCCCCACCAACGACATGTTCGAAAAGCGCATGTGCGCGCTGGAAGGTGCTGAAGACGCCCGCGCCACCGCCTCCGGCATGGCTGCCGTCTCCGCCGCCATCCTCTGCCAGCTGAAGGCCGGCGATCATATCGTCGCAGCCCGCGCCCTCTTCGGTTCCTGCCGTTGGGTGGTCGAGACGCTGGCTCCGAAATATGGCATCGAATGCACGCTCGTCGATGGCCGCTTCACCGAAAACTGGGAAAAGGCCATCCGCCCGAACACCAAGGTCTTCTTCCTCGAAAGCCCGACCAATCCGACGCTGGAAGTGGTCGACATCGCCGCCGTCGCCAAGCTCGCCAACCAGATCGGCGCCAAGGTCGTGGTCGACAACGTCTTCGCGACGCCGCTCTTCCAGAAGCCTTTGGAACTCGGCGCCCATATCGTCGTCTACTCCGCCACCAAGCATATCGACGGCCAGGGCCGTTCCCTCGGCGGCGTCATCCTTTCGGACAAGCAGTGGATCGACGAGAACCTGCAGGACTATTTCCGCCACACCGGCCCGGCCATGTCACCCTTCACCGCCTGGACGCTGCTGAAGGGCATCGAGACGCTGCCGCTGCGCGTTGCGCAGCAGACGGCGAACGCCTCCAAGGTTGCCGATTTCCTCGCCGAGCAGGGGAACAAGGTCGCCCGCGTGATCTATCCAGGCCGCAAGGACCATCCGCAGTCCGATATCATCGCCAAGCAGATGAGCGGCGGCTCGACCCTCGTCGCCTTCGAACTGAAGGGCGGCAAGGAAGCAGCCTTCAAGCTGCAAAACGCGCTGGAGATCGTGAAGATTTCCAACAATCTCGGCGACTCGAAGAGCCTGATCACGCATCCGGCCACCACGACGCACAAGAACCTCACCGATGAAGCCCGCGCCGAGCTCGGCATTTCGCCGGGCACCGTGCGCTTCTCCGCCGGCATCGAGGACAGTGCCGATCTGGTCGAGGATTTCGCCCGCGCGCTCGAACAGGTTTCCGCCTGA